Proteins encoded together in one Salarchaeum sp. JOR-1 window:
- a CDS encoding O-acetylhomoserine aminocarboxypropyltransferase/cysteine synthase family protein has protein sequence MSDEGESGFDTRTVHAGSDPDPTTGARATPIYQTTSYEFESADAAADLYALDSDGDIYSRISNPTVATLEDRIASLAGGSAAVANASGMASFDALNFALASAGDNVVSASAIYGGTRAYLAHTARRRGVEARFVDTLDYDAYEDAIDEDTAYVHAETIGNPALVTADLERLADIAHDNDVPLVVDNTFATPALCRPLEHGADVVWHSTTKWLHGGGTTLGGVVVEDGSFDWSAHPEKYPEIAGENPAFHGIRFTERFPDAPFAAVARYRAARSIGHAQNPFDAWQTLQGLETLGLRMNRHSENARILAEYLQDHSAADWVSYPGLDTHETHENATEYLDGGYGGMVTFGLGSFDAAKNFCESATLASFLANVGDAKTLVIHPASTTHAQLSEDEQRSSGVLPDMVRVSVGIEDPADILADFDDAL, from the coding sequence ATGAGTGACGAGGGTGAGTCGGGCTTCGACACCCGAACTGTCCACGCCGGCAGCGACCCCGATCCCACGACGGGGGCGCGCGCCACCCCGATCTACCAGACCACGTCCTACGAGTTCGAGAGCGCCGATGCGGCCGCCGACCTCTACGCGCTCGACAGCGATGGAGACATCTACTCGCGCATCAGCAACCCCACGGTCGCCACGCTCGAAGACCGCATCGCCAGCCTCGCCGGCGGCAGTGCGGCCGTCGCGAACGCCAGCGGAATGGCGAGCTTCGACGCCCTGAACTTCGCGCTCGCCTCCGCGGGCGACAACGTCGTCTCCGCGAGCGCTATCTACGGCGGCACCCGCGCGTACCTCGCGCACACCGCGCGCCGCCGCGGCGTCGAAGCCCGGTTCGTCGACACCCTCGACTACGACGCCTACGAGGACGCTATCGACGAGGACACCGCGTACGTCCACGCCGAAACTATCGGGAACCCCGCGCTCGTCACCGCCGACCTCGAACGCCTCGCCGACATCGCCCACGACAACGACGTGCCCCTCGTCGTGGACAACACGTTCGCGACGCCCGCGCTCTGCCGCCCCCTCGAACACGGTGCGGACGTCGTCTGGCACTCCACCACGAAGTGGCTGCACGGCGGCGGCACGACGCTCGGCGGTGTCGTCGTGGAGGACGGGAGTTTCGACTGGAGCGCCCACCCCGAGAAGTACCCGGAAATAGCCGGTGAAAACCCCGCGTTTCACGGGATCCGGTTCACCGAGCGGTTCCCGGACGCGCCCTTCGCTGCCGTCGCCCGCTACCGCGCCGCCCGAAGCATCGGCCACGCCCAGAACCCCTTCGATGCCTGGCAGACCCTCCAGGGACTCGAAACGCTCGGCCTCCGCATGAACCGCCACTCGGAGAACGCGCGAATACTCGCGGAGTACCTCCAGGACCACTCCGCCGCCGACTGGGTGTCCTATCCCGGACTCGACACCCACGAGACGCACGAGAACGCCACCGAGTACCTCGACGGCGGATACGGCGGGATGGTGACGTTCGGCCTCGGGAGTTTCGACGCCGCGAAGAACTTCTGTGAGAGCGCGACTCTCGCGTCGTTCCTCGCGAACGTCGGGGACGCGAAGACGCTCGTCATCCACCCCGCGAGCACCACGCACGCCCAGTTGAGCGAGGACGAACAGCGCAGTTCGGGCGTGCTCCCCGACATGGTTCGCGTCTCCGTCGGCATCGAAGACCCGGCCGACATCCTCGCGGACTTCGACGACGCGCTATGA
- the metX gene encoding homoserine O-acetyltransferase, with the protein MTVTLGNFTFQCGETVPEFEIAYETYGEFEGDNAVLVCHALTGSQHVASGVRETEGTAGQARAWWDDVVGPGKAIDTNDYFVVCANVPGSCYGTTGPASENPEGDHWGTDFPPVTVGDWTRAQRQLLDELGVGRLLAVVGGSVGGMNALDWAKRYPDDVHRIAAVATAPRLDAQCLGLDAVARRAITTDPDWQGGDYYGGEEPTDGLAIARQLGHLMYLSKDSMERKFGRRSAGREGGRDRFPSDPAGGFFPYREVESYLDYNASQFTERFDANSYLYLTRAMDDYDLANGYGSDADALAAFTGEALVMSFTGDWHFTVEQSRDLEAAFEDADVPVTHRVVDSDHGHDAFLVEPENVGPPLRSFLDSGVSTDGGHAPVHNSLFPG; encoded by the coding sequence ATGACCGTCACACTCGGGAACTTCACGTTCCAGTGCGGCGAGACCGTCCCGGAGTTCGAGATAGCGTACGAGACCTACGGCGAGTTCGAGGGCGACAACGCCGTTCTCGTCTGTCACGCCCTCACCGGCAGCCAGCACGTCGCATCGGGCGTCCGCGAGACGGAAGGCACCGCCGGACAGGCGCGGGCGTGGTGGGACGACGTGGTCGGCCCCGGGAAGGCCATCGACACGAACGACTACTTCGTCGTCTGCGCCAACGTCCCCGGGTCGTGCTACGGCACCACCGGCCCCGCGAGCGAGAACCCCGAGGGTGACCACTGGGGCACCGACTTCCCGCCCGTCACCGTCGGCGACTGGACGCGCGCGCAGCGCCAACTCCTCGACGAACTCGGCGTCGGCCGCCTCCTCGCGGTCGTCGGCGGGAGCGTCGGCGGGATGAACGCGCTCGACTGGGCGAAACGCTACCCCGACGACGTCCACCGGATCGCCGCCGTCGCGACCGCCCCCCGACTGGACGCGCAGTGCCTCGGACTCGACGCAGTCGCGCGCCGCGCCATCACCACCGACCCCGACTGGCAGGGCGGCGACTACTACGGCGGCGAGGAACCGACCGACGGCCTCGCGATCGCCCGCCAGCTCGGCCACCTGATGTACCTCTCGAAGGACTCGATGGAGCGGAAGTTCGGCCGGCGGAGCGCGGGCCGCGAGGGCGGCCGTGACCGCTTCCCCAGCGACCCCGCTGGCGGCTTCTTCCCCTACCGCGAGGTCGAATCCTATCTCGACTACAACGCGAGCCAGTTCACGGAGCGCTTCGACGCGAACAGCTACCTCTACCTCACGCGCGCGATGGACGACTACGACCTCGCGAACGGCTACGGGAGCGACGCGGACGCGCTCGCCGCGTTCACCGGCGAAGCCCTCGTCATGTCCTTCACGGGCGACTGGCACTTCACCGTCGAGCAGTCCCGCGACCTCGAAGCCGCGTTCGAGGACGCCGACGTCCCCGTCACCCACCGCGTCGTGGACTCCGACCACGGCCACGACGCCTTCCTCGTCGAACCCGAGAACGTCGGCCCGCCCCTCCGCTCCTTCCTCGACAGCGGCGTCTCCACCGACGGCGGCCACGCCCCCGTCCACAACAGCCTCTTTCCGGGATAG
- a CDS encoding O-acetylhomoserine aminocarboxypropyltransferase/cysteine synthase family protein has protein sequence MSDETTETPGFDTQSVHAGSDPDPATGARATPIYQTTSYEFADADDAAAQFALEKPGHIYSRLMNPTVDVLQDRLAALEGGVGAVATSSGMAALNVATFLLAEAGDNIVAASALYGGTHTYLSHTVERRGVTTRFVDTLDVDAYEDAIDEDTAYVLVETIGNPALVTPDLGAIADVAHEHDTPLVVDNTFATPALCNPIEHGADVVWHSTTKWLHGGGTTVGGALVDAGNFDWQANADSYPEIGADNPAYHGVNFAERFGDAAFTYAAIARGLRDLGNQQSPFDAWTTLQGMESLPLRMNRHSENAQVVAEYLQDHDAVSWVNYPGLESHETHDAASEYLDGGYGGMLTFGLDAGYDAARATVENTDLASLLANVGDAKTLVIHPASTTHQQLSDDEQADAGVLPEMVRLSVGIEDPADIIDDLDQAIAAATE, from the coding sequence ATGTCCGACGAGACTACCGAGACGCCCGGATTCGACACGCAGAGCGTGCACGCCGGCAGCGACCCCGACCCCGCGACGGGGGCGCGCGCCACCCCGATCTATCAGACTACCTCGTACGAGTTCGCGGACGCCGACGACGCGGCCGCCCAGTTCGCGCTGGAGAAACCAGGCCACATCTACTCGCGGCTGATGAACCCGACCGTGGACGTGCTACAAGACCGCCTCGCGGCGCTCGAAGGCGGCGTCGGCGCGGTCGCCACCTCCTCGGGGATGGCCGCGTTGAACGTCGCGACGTTCCTGCTCGCGGAAGCCGGCGACAACATCGTCGCGGCGTCCGCGCTCTACGGCGGCACCCACACCTACCTCAGTCACACCGTCGAGCGCCGCGGCGTCACCACGCGCTTCGTGGACACCCTCGACGTGGACGCCTACGAGGACGCTATCGACGAGGACACCGCGTACGTGCTCGTGGAGACCATCGGGAACCCCGCGCTCGTCACGCCCGACCTCGGAGCCATCGCGGACGTGGCGCACGAGCACGACACGCCGCTCGTCGTGGACAACACGTTCGCGACGCCCGCGCTCTGCAACCCAATCGAGCACGGCGCGGACGTCGTCTGGCACTCCACCACGAAGTGGCTGCACGGCGGCGGTACGACCGTCGGCGGCGCGCTCGTCGACGCGGGCAACTTCGACTGGCAGGCGAACGCGGACTCGTATCCCGAAATCGGCGCGGACAACCCCGCCTACCACGGCGTGAACTTCGCGGAGCGCTTCGGGGACGCCGCGTTCACGTACGCCGCCATCGCCAGGGGCCTCCGCGACCTCGGGAACCAGCAATCCCCGTTCGACGCGTGGACGACCCTCCAGGGCATGGAGTCCCTCCCGCTCCGCATGAACCGGCACTCCGAGAACGCGCAGGTCGTCGCCGAGTACCTCCAAGACCACGACGCCGTCTCCTGGGTGAACTATCCCGGCCTGGAGTCCCACGAGACGCACGACGCCGCGAGCGAGTACCTCGACGGCGGGTACGGCGGCATGCTCACGTTCGGCCTCGACGCCGGCTACGACGCCGCCCGCGCGACCGTCGAGAACACCGACCTCGCCAGCCTCCTCGCGAACGTCGGGGACGCGAAGACGCTCGTCATCCACCCCGCGAGCACCACCCACCAGCAACTCAGCGATGACGAACAGGCGGACGCGGGCGTGCTCCCCGAGATGGTGCGGCTCTCCGTCGGCATCGAGGATCCCGCCGACATCATCGACGACCTCGATCAGGCCATCGCCGCAGCCACCGAATAG
- the serB gene encoding phosphoserine phosphatase SerB — protein sequence MALIAFDFDGTLSDDEMLVLLAEQYGVADEVEDITERAMRGELAYAESLRERAALLDGLPEAEAEAAYEQVYLRPGAADLIEALRDAGNTVVILTGGFEEGVQAALEKENVEVDAITANSLPVEDGHLTGEVEGPLIEGTKDDALDAAMTEFGVDRADTIAVGDGANDLPMLERAGRAVGFLPKPNVRPECDIVVARMDVLHEVFAEDGLIQS from the coding sequence ATGGCGCTCATCGCGTTCGATTTCGACGGGACGCTGTCCGACGACGAGATGCTCGTACTGCTCGCGGAGCAGTACGGGGTCGCGGACGAGGTGGAGGACATCACGGAGCGGGCGATGCGGGGCGAACTCGCGTACGCGGAGAGCCTGCGCGAGCGCGCCGCCCTGCTCGACGGCCTCCCCGAAGCGGAAGCCGAGGCGGCCTACGAGCAGGTGTACCTCCGGCCGGGCGCGGCCGACCTCATCGAGGCGCTGCGGGACGCCGGGAACACCGTCGTCATCCTCACCGGCGGGTTCGAGGAGGGCGTACAGGCCGCCTTGGAGAAGGAGAACGTCGAGGTGGACGCCATCACGGCGAACTCGCTCCCCGTCGAGGACGGCCACCTCACCGGCGAGGTCGAGGGGCCGCTCATCGAGGGGACGAAGGACGACGCGCTCGACGCCGCGATGACCGAGTTCGGTGTCGACCGCGCGGACACCATCGCGGTCGGGGACGGCGCGAACGACCTCCCGATGCTCGAACGCGCCGGTCGCGCCGTCGGGTTCCTCCCGAAGCCGAACGTCCGTCCCGAGTGCGACATCGTCGTCGCGCGCATGGACGTCCTCCACGAGGTGTTCGCGGAGGACGGCCTCATACAATCCTGA
- a CDS encoding pyridoxamine 5'-phosphate oxidase family protein, which produces MFAHPFKPVRRVPARMDTAYTYTTGLSRDEIEERLAERTHGTLSLCRDGAAYGVPLNHRYEDGALYFRFANTPDSTKKRFLETTERASYVVYDATPTAEARELDSWSVHATGPVTEVEADPDPAGVNDAFAPFRLFDEPLEDVSVALVRLDCETLTGRETPA; this is translated from the coding sequence GTGTTCGCCCACCCATTCAAGCCGGTGCGGCGCGTCCCCGCCCGCATGGACACCGCGTACACGTACACCACGGGACTCTCGCGGGACGAAATCGAGGAACGACTGGCGGAGCGCACGCACGGCACGCTCTCGCTCTGCCGGGACGGCGCGGCGTACGGCGTCCCGCTCAACCACCGTTACGAGGACGGCGCCCTCTACTTCCGGTTCGCGAACACGCCCGACAGCACGAAAAAACGGTTCCTGGAGACGACGGAGCGCGCGAGCTACGTCGTGTACGACGCCACTCCCACCGCGGAGGCGCGCGAACTTGACTCGTGGAGCGTGCACGCGACCGGTCCGGTGACCGAAGTCGAAGCCGACCCCGACCCCGCCGGCGTGAACGACGCGTTCGCGCCGTTCCGGCTGTTCGACGAACCCCTGGAGGACGTGTCGGTGGCGCTCGTTCGCCTGGACTGCGAGACGCTCACGGGCCGGGAGACTCCTGCCTGA
- a CDS encoding DNA polymerase II large subunit, with protein MRSEDEAYFERLESQLDEAFDLAERAKQQGGDPEPEVEIPVAKDMADRVENILGIDGVAERVRELEGEMSREEAALELTEDFVEGTVGDYETDAGKVEGAVRTAVALLTEGVVAAPIEGIDRVEVLENDDGTEFVNVYYAGPIRSAGGTAQALSVLVADYARALLGMSEYTGRDDEIERYAEEVALYDSETGLQYTPKDTETKFIAEHMPIMLDGEATGQEEVSGFRDLERVDTNNPRGGMCLVLAEGIALKAPKIQRYTRGLDEVDWPWLQDLIDGTYDDTDDADDEADAESEAADDEADAESEADTASDGPPRVDSSGKFLRDLIAGRPVFGHPSREGGFRLRYGRARNHGFATAGVHPATMHLVDDFLATGTQIKTERPGKAAGVVPVDSIDGPTVKLANGDVRRIDDPREALEVRNGVERILDLGEYLVNYGEFVENNHPLAPASYVTEWWKQDLDAAGADVQALEDSPYVDLEHPTPEQALEWADEYDAPLHPEYTYLWHDISVPEFEALADAVARGEIDGDELVFPYDEDVRETVEALILPHHQGEYIRTTDWEPFVRSLGLTTDLEKQWDALSPDAREWENAMKAVEEVAPFSVQERAPTRIGNRMGRPEKSESRDLSPAVHTLFPIGEAGGSQRNVAKAAKHAPDMQSTPGQIDVQLGVRECPDCSQHTYEARCPDCEVWTDPYYECPDCGVEAHPDESGRVECPRCDRELDNVTTQTVDLRQEYADALQSVGERENAYDILKGVKGLTSSEKVPEPIEKGVLRAKHGVTTFKDGTVRYDMTDLPVTSVRPSELDVTVQQFRELGYTEDINGDPLQHDDQLLELNVQDIVLSDGAAEHMLKTADFVDDLLTQYYGVDPFYELDDRDDLVGELVFGMAPHTSAATVGRVVGFTSAAVGYAHPYFHAAKRRNCDGDEDCVMLLMDGLLNFSRSYLPDKRGGSVTEDSRLVAVDPEDNVRFLTFDELWNELESPLEVDGKFRKRTCVHEGWRTYAFDENHQASLQPIEKAIRYRASEDEVMVRVETQFGRSLDLTEHHSLFRYDDGIEEVAGGELEPGDLVVAPQSLDVETEETTIDVLDAVEEPYVFVDDVEQYLTRVWNEANRGDKTRVAFDGGLSYRLRKKKLSYEMLERLSDESGTTAPDEFTVGLKGSSDGIARSIDVDEDFAWLLGMFVAEGSLSTANPTIHNANEDLIEQVVETTVSALGVEPNVRWSNKAYEVRFPAVFRDVLYHLGFEDVDSYDSTEKVIPECILHAPDEVALAFVRGFIAGDGSEPADGNVTSIAFHTTSEDVKDGFVFLLHRFGLVANVSYRERDETRNPIYTITVSGGASDNPLRRVLNGDEPYQPKSLVVTIPEALMEIRKMDVPDVKQIVPKYLKRRDNVSLEKLREMVDELDDQNLPEAARERLDDIRPLVDGDLSYLRVTDVDAIDYDGYLYDLQVGGDPVFTANWLYAHNSMDAPLVMSSRIDPSEIDDEAHNMDVVRQYPREFYEASRELADPESVDVEIAEENLGTDLEYTGFDHTHDTSNIALGPDLSAYKTLGSMMEKMDAQLELARKLRAVDETDVAERVIEYHFLPDLIGNLRAFSRQETRCLDCGKKYRRVPLTGDCRECGGTVNLTVHRGSVNKYMDTAIQVAEEYDCREYTKQRLEVLEQSLESVFENDKNKPTTIGDFM; from the coding sequence ATGCGCTCCGAGGACGAGGCCTACTTCGAACGACTCGAATCACAGTTGGACGAGGCGTTCGACCTCGCGGAGCGCGCGAAACAGCAGGGCGGCGACCCCGAACCCGAGGTGGAGATTCCGGTCGCGAAGGACATGGCCGACCGCGTGGAGAACATCCTCGGCATCGACGGCGTCGCCGAGCGCGTCCGCGAACTCGAGGGCGAGATGAGTCGGGAGGAGGCCGCGCTCGAACTCACCGAGGACTTCGTCGAGGGGACGGTCGGCGACTACGAGACCGACGCGGGGAAGGTCGAGGGCGCTGTCCGCACCGCGGTCGCCCTGCTCACGGAGGGCGTGGTCGCCGCGCCAATCGAGGGCATCGACCGCGTCGAGGTATTGGAGAACGACGACGGCACGGAGTTCGTGAACGTCTACTACGCCGGCCCCATCCGCTCCGCGGGCGGGACGGCGCAGGCCCTGAGCGTGCTCGTCGCGGACTACGCCCGCGCGCTCCTCGGGATGAGCGAGTACACGGGCCGGGACGACGAGATAGAGCGCTACGCCGAGGAGGTCGCGCTCTACGACTCCGAGACCGGCCTCCAGTACACGCCGAAGGACACGGAAACAAAATTCATCGCCGAGCACATGCCCATCATGCTCGACGGCGAGGCGACGGGCCAGGAGGAGGTCTCGGGCTTTCGCGACCTCGAACGCGTCGACACGAACAACCCCCGGGGCGGCATGTGTCTCGTGCTCGCGGAGGGAATCGCGCTCAAGGCCCCGAAGATTCAGCGGTACACGCGCGGCCTCGACGAGGTGGACTGGCCGTGGCTCCAGGATCTCATCGACGGCACGTACGACGACACCGACGACGCCGACGACGAGGCTGACGCCGAGAGCGAGGCCGCCGACGACGAGGCTGACGCCGAGAGCGAGGCCGACACGGCGTCCGACGGGCCGCCCCGAGTGGACTCCTCGGGGAAGTTCCTCCGCGACCTCATCGCCGGCCGCCCCGTCTTCGGCCACCCCTCTCGCGAAGGCGGGTTCCGATTGCGGTACGGGCGCGCGCGCAACCACGGCTTTGCGACCGCGGGCGTCCACCCCGCGACGATGCACCTCGTGGACGACTTCCTCGCCACCGGCACCCAGATCAAGACCGAACGCCCCGGGAAGGCCGCCGGCGTCGTCCCCGTGGACAGCATCGACGGTCCGACCGTCAAACTCGCGAACGGCGACGTGCGCCGCATCGACGACCCCCGCGAAGCCCTCGAAGTCCGGAACGGCGTCGAGAGGATCCTCGACCTCGGCGAGTACCTCGTGAACTACGGCGAGTTCGTCGAGAACAACCACCCGCTCGCCCCCGCGTCCTACGTCACGGAGTGGTGGAAACAAGACCTCGACGCGGCCGGCGCGGACGTCCAGGCGCTCGAAGACTCGCCCTACGTCGACCTCGAACACCCGACGCCCGAGCAAGCACTCGAGTGGGCGGACGAGTACGACGCCCCGCTCCACCCCGAGTACACCTACCTCTGGCACGACATTTCGGTACCTGAGTTCGAAGCGCTCGCGGACGCCGTCGCCCGGGGAGAAATCGACGGCGACGAACTCGTCTTCCCCTACGACGAGGATGTCCGTGAGACCGTCGAGGCCCTCATCCTCCCCCACCACCAGGGCGAGTACATCCGCACCACCGACTGGGAGCCGTTCGTCCGGTCGCTCGGACTCACTACCGACCTCGAAAAACAGTGGGACGCTCTCAGCCCCGACGCGAGAGAGTGGGAGAACGCGATGAAGGCCGTCGAGGAAGTCGCGCCCTTCTCCGTGCAGGAACGCGCCCCGACCCGCATCGGGAACCGCATGGGCCGCCCCGAGAAATCCGAATCCCGCGACCTCTCGCCCGCCGTCCACACCCTCTTCCCCATCGGCGAAGCCGGCGGCAGCCAGCGGAACGTGGCGAAAGCCGCGAAACACGCCCCCGACATGCAGAGCACGCCCGGCCAGATCGACGTGCAACTCGGCGTCCGCGAGTGCCCCGACTGCAGCCAGCACACCTACGAAGCCCGGTGTCCCGACTGCGAGGTCTGGACCGACCCCTACTACGAGTGCCCGGACTGCGGCGTCGAAGCCCATCCCGACGAATCCGGCCGCGTCGAATGCCCGCGCTGCGACCGCGAACTCGACAACGTCACCACCCAGACCGTCGACCTCCGCCAGGAGTACGCCGACGCCCTCCAATCCGTCGGCGAACGCGAGAACGCCTACGACATCCTCAAAGGCGTCAAGGGACTCACCTCCTCCGAGAAAGTCCCCGAACCCATCGAGAAAGGCGTCCTCCGGGCCAAACACGGCGTCACCACGTTCAAGGACGGCACCGTCCGCTACGACATGACCGACCTCCCCGTCACCTCGGTTCGCCCCAGCGAACTCGACGTCACCGTCCAGCAGTTCCGCGAACTCGGCTACACCGAGGACATCAACGGCGACCCCCTCCAGCACGATGACCAACTCCTCGAACTCAACGTTCAGGACATCGTCCTCAGCGACGGCGCCGCCGAACACATGCTCAAAACCGCCGACTTCGTCGACGACCTCCTCACCCAATACTACGGCGTCGACCCCTTCTACGAACTCGACGACCGCGACGACCTCGTCGGCGAACTCGTCTTCGGCATGGCCCCCCACACCAGCGCTGCGACAGTCGGACGCGTCGTCGGCTTCACCAGCGCCGCCGTCGGCTACGCGCATCCCTACTTCCACGCCGCGAAACGCCGGAATTGTGATGGTGACGAAGATTGCGTGATGCTGTTGATGGACGGTCTGCTGAACTTCTCGCGGAGTTACTTGCCGGACAAACGTGGGGGAAGTGTCACCGAGGATTCCCGGCTTGTCGCAGTCGACCCAGAGGACAACGTTCGCTTCCTCACGTTCGACGAACTCTGGAACGAGCTGGAGAGTCCGCTCGAGGTCGATGGGAAGTTCCGAAAGCGAACCTGTGTTCACGAGGGATGGCGGACGTACGCGTTCGATGAGAACCACCAGGCGTCCCTCCAGCCGATTGAGAAGGCGATTCGGTATCGTGCGAGCGAGGACGAGGTGATGGTTCGGGTGGAAACGCAGTTCGGACGGTCTCTCGACCTCACCGAACACCACAGTCTCTTCAGGTACGACGACGGAATCGAGGAGGTCGCGGGGGGCGAACTCGAACCGGGCGACCTCGTCGTCGCACCACAAAGCCTCGATGTTGAGACCGAGGAGACGACGATTGACGTCCTCGACGCAGTCGAAGAACCATATGTCTTCGTCGACGATGTCGAGCAGTACCTGACTCGTGTCTGGAACGAGGCCAACCGTGGCGACAAGACTCGGGTCGCGTTCGACGGCGGACTCTCGTACCGGCTCAGAAAGAAGAAACTCTCCTACGAGATGCTGGAACGACTCTCCGACGAATCCGGAACGACCGCTCCGGATGAATTCACGGTCGGATTGAAGGGCTCGTCGGACGGTATCGCGCGGTCAATCGATGTCGACGAGGATTTCGCGTGGCTCCTCGGGATGTTTGTCGCCGAGGGATCACTCTCCACTGCGAACCCGACGATACACAACGCGAACGAGGATCTCATCGAACAAGTCGTCGAAACAACGGTGTCGGCTCTCGGCGTGGAACCCAACGTTCGCTGGTCGAACAAGGCGTACGAGGTCAGATTTCCTGCTGTGTTCCGGGATGTCCTCTATCACCTCGGTTTCGAGGACGTGGACTCGTACGACTCGACCGAGAAAGTAATTCCCGAGTGTATCCTCCACGCGCCTGACGAGGTCGCGCTCGCGTTCGTACGGGGATTCATCGCAGGCGATGGTAGCGAGCCTGCCGATGGCAACGTCACGTCGATTGCCTTCCACACGACGAGCGAGGACGTGAAGGACGGGTTCGTCTTCCTTCTCCACCGGTTCGGCCTCGTCGCGAACGTCTCCTATCGAGAGCGTGACGAGACGCGGAACCCGATCTACACTATCACTGTTTCCGGCGGTGCGTCGGATAATCCTCTTCGCCGTGTCCTGAACGGGGATGAACCCTACCAGCCGAAGAGTCTCGTCGTCACGATTCCGGAGGCGCTGATGGAGATTCGGAAGATGGACGTTCCCGACGTGAAACAGATTGTACCGAAATACCTGAAGCGCCGAGACAACGTCTCCCTGGAGAAGCTCCGCGAGATGGTCGATGAACTCGACGACCAGAACCTCCCGGAGGCTGCCCGTGAGCGGCTCGACGACATCCGCCCCCTCGTCGACGGCGACCTCTCGTACCTGCGTGTCACTGACGTCGACGCAATCGACTACGACGGCTACCTCTACGACCTTCAGGTAGGAGGCGACCCCGTATTCACGGCGAACTGGCTCTACGCGCACAACTCGATGGACGCGCCGCTGGTGATGTCGAGTCGTATCGACCCGTCGGAAATCGACGACGAGGCGCACAACATGGACGTGGTGCGGCAGTATCCGCGTGAGTTCTACGAGGCGAGTCGGGAGCTGGCTGACCCGGAGTCGGTGGACGTGGAGATCGCGGAGGAGAACCTCGGAACCGACCTGGAGTACACGGGGTTCGACCACACGCACGACACGTCGAATATCGCGCTCGGCCCCGACCTCTCCGCGTACAAGACGCTCGGGAGTATGATGGAGAAGATGGACGCGCAGCTCGAACTCGCCCGGAAGCTCCGCGCCGTCGACGAGACGGACGTGGCGGAGCGCGTCATCGAGTACCACTTCCTCCCCGACCTCATCGGGAACCTCCGCGCGTTCAGCCGGCAGGAGACCCGGTGTCTGGACTGCGGGAAGAAATACAGACGAGTCCCGCTCACGGGCGACTGCCGGGAGTGCGGGGGAACCGTGAACCTCACCGTTCACCGCGGCTCCGTCAACAAGTACATGGACACCGCGATTCAGGTCGCAGAAGAGTACGACTGCCGGGAGTACACCAAGCAGCGCCTCGAAGTCCTCGAACAATCGCTGGAGAGCGTCTTCGAGAACGACAAGAACAAGCCCACGACTATTGGTGATTTTATGTAG